The proteins below come from a single Motilibacter peucedani genomic window:
- a CDS encoding alpha/beta fold hydrolase translates to MVERTRVVAGEVTLAVKTWRTRAESPRRTVVLLPATAETADDWDVVAAALVDTRTVHAVDLRGHGGSDWPGTYSVRLLAADVAALLPRLSAEPVDLVAHSLGGLVALAATASRPELVRRLVLEDVGLLRPRTPAPPSRPPGELAFDWRVVEQVRPEVDDPDPRWRQVVATVPAPTLVIGGGASSSIPQEQVADLVGAMPDARLVTIDAGHLVHEHQPQAFIETLRGFLDGPLPHVLA, encoded by the coding sequence ATGGTGGAGCGGACGCGCGTCGTGGCCGGCGAGGTCACGCTGGCGGTCAAGACCTGGCGCACCAGGGCGGAGTCGCCGCGGCGGACGGTGGTGCTGCTGCCCGCGACCGCCGAGACGGCGGACGACTGGGACGTCGTCGCTGCCGCCCTGGTCGACACGCGCACGGTCCACGCGGTCGACCTGCGCGGCCACGGCGGGAGCGACTGGCCCGGCACCTACTCCGTACGCCTGCTGGCCGCCGACGTCGCGGCGCTGCTCCCGCGACTGTCCGCAGAGCCCGTCGACCTGGTCGCCCACTCGCTGGGCGGGCTGGTCGCACTGGCGGCGACCGCCTCTCGTCCGGAGCTGGTCCGCAGGCTGGTGCTCGAGGACGTCGGCCTGCTGCGTCCGCGGACCCCGGCACCGCCGTCGCGGCCGCCGGGAGAGCTGGCGTTCGACTGGCGCGTGGTGGAGCAGGTGCGCCCCGAGGTGGACGACCCCGACCCGCGGTGGCGGCAGGTGGTCGCCACGGTGCCGGCGCCGACCCTGGTCATCGGCGGGGGAGCGAGCAGCTCGATCCCGCAGGAGCAGGTCGCTGACCTGGTGGGAGCGATGCCCGACGCCCGCCTGGTCACGATCGACGCCGGCCACCTCGTGCACGAGCACCAGCCGCAGGCGTTCATCGAGACGCTGCGGGGGTTCCTCGACGGGCCGCTGCCGCACGTGTTGGCGTGA
- a CDS encoding GGDEF domain-containing protein, whose product MTPPHDGAVPTPRHELSPVGSAFDNAPMAMVLCSDRGVVQQANPAFDALLRRPAGALLGTPLFDVTHPDDVPAAHEACDQLSQRGGTSRFECRFVVDGGEAVGVLVASRLVEEPDGSRHIVMVIDDVTDRRAAEARLTELALHDPLTGLANRRLFDDRLAQALAGRRRAEGSVAVLYLDLDGFKQVNDVHGHAAGDAVLREVAARLQSVLRPADTAARVGGDEFAVLAVDVSEEQAAALLIRAVQAVEQPVPYGDEEFRPQASAGVVTASASEAADEVLHRADRAMYDAKTRTRTQ is encoded by the coding sequence ATGACACCGCCGCACGACGGGGCCGTGCCGACGCCGCGCCACGAGCTCAGCCCGGTCGGCTCCGCCTTCGACAACGCCCCGATGGCGATGGTGCTGTGCTCGGACCGAGGAGTGGTCCAGCAGGCGAACCCCGCGTTCGACGCCCTCCTCCGCCGGCCGGCGGGGGCGCTGCTCGGTACGCCGCTCTTCGACGTCACGCACCCCGACGACGTGCCCGCCGCGCACGAGGCCTGCGACCAGCTCAGCCAGCGCGGCGGCACCAGCCGCTTCGAGTGCCGCTTCGTCGTCGACGGCGGTGAGGCGGTCGGCGTGCTCGTCGCGTCCCGGCTGGTCGAGGAGCCCGACGGCTCCCGACACATCGTCATGGTCATCGACGACGTCACGGACCGGCGCGCGGCCGAGGCCCGGCTCACCGAGCTCGCCCTGCACGACCCCCTCACCGGCCTGGCCAACCGCCGCCTCTTCGACGACCGGCTCGCCCAGGCGCTGGCTGGCCGCCGCCGCGCCGAGGGCAGCGTCGCGGTGCTCTACCTCGACCTCGACGGGTTCAAGCAGGTCAACGACGTGCACGGGCACGCCGCGGGCGACGCCGTGCTGCGCGAGGTGGCCGCCCGCCTCCAGAGCGTGCTGCGTCCTGCTGACACCGCGGCGCGCGTCGGCGGTGACGAGTTCGCCGTGCTGGCCGTCGACGTCAGCGAGGAGCAGGCAGCAGCGCTCCTCATCCGCGCCGTCCAGGCGGTGGAGCAACCGGTCCCCTACGGCGACGAGGAGTTCCGCCCCCAGGCGTCCGCGGGCGTCGTGACGGCGAGCGCCTCCGAGGCGGCCGACGAGGTCCTCCACCGCGCCGACCGCGCGATGTACGACGCGAAGACGCGCACGCGTACGCAGTGA
- a CDS encoding aminotransferase-like domain-containing protein: MANDSATRIVEALLPWIASAPAGAQLPSNRALVLAHGAGPVTVQKALRQLTSLGLVETRPGVGTFVRGARATRPADHSWQTAALGALPARMTVSSTQRTSAPDAIGLHSGYPAKDLLPEHLVRPALVRAVRSEHALVRAEAAGLLPLREWFAAQVAAGTPADVPAPSAHDVLVIPGSQSGLSSIFRALVGHGRPLVIESPTYWGAILAAEQAGVRLVPVPSGPDGPDVDELARALTSTGARVFYAQPTFANPAGTSWSPEVGRAVLETVRAHGAFLVEDDWAHDLAIDADPRPLVGLDDDGHVIYLRSLTKSVSPALRVAAVVARGPARDRILADRAAESMYVSGVLQAAALDVVTQPRWSAHLRALRPQLRARRDLLVDSVRMHAPQVDVERVPVGGLNLWCRLPGGTDVELLVRECSARGLVVAPGTEWFPAEPSGPFIRLNFAGEDPTRFPDAGRILGAALVASG; this comes from the coding sequence ATGGCCAACGATAGCGCAACGCGCATCGTCGAGGCGCTGCTCCCGTGGATCGCCTCGGCTCCCGCCGGTGCTCAGCTGCCGTCGAACCGCGCGCTCGTGCTGGCGCACGGTGCCGGCCCCGTCACGGTGCAGAAGGCACTGCGGCAGCTGACCTCCCTCGGGCTCGTGGAGACCCGCCCGGGCGTGGGCACCTTCGTGCGTGGCGCGCGCGCCACGAGACCGGCCGACCACAGCTGGCAGACCGCGGCGCTCGGCGCACTTCCCGCCCGGATGACCGTGTCCTCCACGCAGCGGACCTCCGCCCCGGATGCGATCGGGCTGCACTCGGGCTACCCCGCGAAGGACCTGCTGCCCGAGCACCTCGTCCGCCCCGCGCTCGTCCGTGCCGTCCGCAGCGAGCACGCGCTCGTGCGGGCGGAGGCCGCCGGACTGCTGCCGTTGCGCGAGTGGTTCGCAGCGCAGGTGGCGGCGGGCACGCCTGCGGACGTCCCGGCACCCTCGGCCCACGACGTGCTGGTGATCCCCGGCAGCCAGAGCGGGCTCAGCTCGATCTTCCGCGCGCTGGTGGGCCACGGCCGCCCTCTGGTGATCGAGTCGCCCACCTACTGGGGAGCGATCCTCGCTGCTGAGCAGGCGGGAGTCCGGCTGGTGCCGGTGCCCTCAGGGCCGGACGGGCCCGACGTCGACGAGCTCGCCCGCGCGCTCACCTCGACGGGCGCGCGGGTGTTCTACGCACAGCCGACCTTCGCCAACCCCGCCGGCACGTCGTGGTCGCCCGAGGTGGGCAGGGCCGTGCTCGAGACGGTGAGGGCGCACGGCGCGTTCCTCGTCGAGGACGACTGGGCGCACGACCTCGCGATCGACGCGGACCCGCGGCCGCTCGTCGGGCTCGACGACGACGGTCACGTCATCTACCTGCGATCGCTCACGAAGTCGGTGTCGCCGGCACTGCGGGTGGCTGCCGTGGTAGCCCGTGGTCCGGCTCGAGACCGCATCCTCGCCGACCGGGCGGCGGAGTCGATGTACGTCAGCGGTGTCCTGCAGGCGGCGGCGCTCGACGTCGTCACGCAGCCGCGCTGGTCGGCGCACCTGCGCGCACTGCGGCCGCAGCTGCGCGCCCGGCGCGACCTGCTCGTCGACAGCGTGCGCATGCACGCCCCGCAGGTCGACGTCGAACGGGTGCCGGTCGGGGGCCTGAACCTCTGGTGCCGGCTGCCCGGAGGGACCGACGTCGAGCTCCTGGTGCGCGAGTGCAGCGCCCGTGGCCTGGTGGTCGCTCCTGGTACGGAGTGGTTCCCGGCCGAACCGTCCGGACCCTTCATCCGCCTGAACTTCGCCGGCGAGGACCCGACGCGGTTCCCCGACGCCGGTCGGATCCTCGGCGCCGCGCTGGTGGCGTCCGGCTAG
- a CDS encoding cellulose binding domain-containing protein has translation MKLQTSRTAAAALAGATALALTGSLASTASADSGKPAPTTTVDSCKATYKLNGAWNGRHTGFTSTLRFWNTGTAPISDWTLTFTFGGTRQTVTKLWSAAWEQDGATVTATPLAFNRTIQPGKQLTVGFIADGVNANPTSVTLSGTACGETASKGTVVPGLSVTLKQMIEGYAASGDLRDNLLHSLRNRAQQIARDEAHGNQKLEIYHLRAFRKQFTYSRGRTDVTPGASAALQNLARTMLTSTL, from the coding sequence GTGAAGTTGCAGACGAGCCGAACCGCTGCCGCAGCCCTGGCCGGCGCGACCGCCTTGGCCTTGACCGGCAGCCTCGCGTCGACGGCGTCGGCGGACTCCGGCAAGCCCGCGCCCACCACCACGGTCGACTCGTGCAAGGCCACCTACAAGCTCAACGGCGCCTGGAACGGGCGACACACCGGGTTCACCTCGACCCTGCGGTTCTGGAACACCGGCACAGCTCCCATCAGCGACTGGACGCTGACCTTCACGTTCGGCGGCACCCGGCAGACCGTCACCAAGTTGTGGAGCGCCGCCTGGGAGCAGGACGGCGCCACCGTGACCGCCACTCCGCTGGCCTTCAACCGCACCATCCAGCCAGGCAAGCAGCTGACGGTCGGATTCATCGCAGACGGGGTCAACGCCAACCCGACCAGCGTCACGCTGAGCGGCACCGCTTGCGGCGAGACGGCCTCGAAGGGCACCGTCGTGCCCGGCCTCAGCGTGACGCTCAAGCAGATGATCGAGGGCTACGCCGCCTCCGGCGACCTGCGCGACAACCTGCTGCACAGCCTGCGCAACCGCGCGCAGCAGATCGCGCGCGACGAGGCCCACGGCAACCAGAAGCTCGAGATCTACCACCTGCGCGCGTTCCGCAAGCAGTTCACCTACTCGCGCGGCAGGACCGACGTGACGCCGGGCGCCAGCGCCGCCCTGCAGAACCTCGCGCGCACCATGCTGACCAGCACGCTGTAG
- a CDS encoding DMT family transporter — MTQQSSAIHVAPAVLPEASGLAWGFLGVTAFSFTVPFTRVAGHDGLAPLFIGAGRAVVAALLATVALLATRQALPSARQWLRLAVVASGVVAGFPLLTSFALTRTPASHGAVVIGLLPAATAAAAVLRGRERVSPAFWTSAGLGVAAVALFAAVHDGGLGSLHWADALLLGAVLAAAVGYAEGGLLSRDLGAWQTVSWALVLAAPVMLALSGASALHTHPSGTPHQWLAFAYLSCISMFLGFFAWYRGLAIGPMTRVSQVQLVQPVLSIAWAALLLHEHVGPATVLGGLAVVACAGSAVRRRRPVTPTRAAAARRGTPAASR, encoded by the coding sequence ATGACGCAACAGAGTAGCGCTATCCATGTCGCCCCGGCAGTGCTACCGGAGGCGTCGGGCCTCGCGTGGGGGTTCCTCGGCGTCACCGCCTTCTCCTTCACCGTCCCCTTCACGCGCGTGGCCGGGCACGACGGGCTCGCACCCCTGTTCATCGGCGCGGGGCGGGCCGTCGTGGCCGCCCTGCTGGCCACGGTCGCCCTGCTGGCCACCCGGCAGGCGCTGCCGAGCGCGCGCCAGTGGCTGCGACTCGCAGTGGTAGCAAGTGGCGTGGTCGCCGGCTTCCCACTGCTCACCTCCTTCGCCCTCACGCGCACCCCGGCCAGCCACGGCGCCGTCGTCATCGGCCTGCTGCCCGCCGCGACGGCTGCGGCTGCGGTGCTCCGCGGCCGGGAGCGGGTGTCGCCGGCCTTCTGGACCTCGGCCGGTCTGGGCGTCGCTGCTGTGGCGCTCTTCGCCGCCGTGCACGACGGCGGCCTCGGCTCCCTGCACTGGGCCGACGCCCTGCTGCTCGGCGCGGTGCTGGCCGCCGCGGTCGGCTACGCCGAGGGCGGTCTGCTGTCCCGCGACCTCGGCGCCTGGCAGACGGTCTCGTGGGCGCTCGTGCTGGCCGCGCCGGTCATGCTCGCACTGTCCGGAGCCTCAGCGCTCCACACGCACCCGTCGGGCACGCCCCACCAGTGGCTGGCGTTCGCCTACCTCAGCTGCATCAGCATGTTCCTCGGCTTCTTCGCGTGGTACCGCGGCCTGGCCATCGGCCCGATGACCCGTGTCAGCCAGGTGCAGCTCGTGCAGCCGGTGCTCAGCATCGCGTGGGCGGCACTGCTCCTGCACGAGCACGTCGGCCCCGCCACGGTGCTCGGCGGGCTGGCGGTCGTCGCCTGCGCGGGCAGTGCCGTGCGCCGCCGCCGGCCGGTCACGCCAACACGTGCGGCAGCGGCCCGTCGAGGAACCCCCGCAGCGTCTCGATGA
- a CDS encoding VOC family protein, which yields MSDGVRSGAHPLAAAACRSARIPNAALGFLGADDADELTRLSAGLAEGGTVRAALGPAGCSPLFGMVTDRFGGTWVLDLAVAYAG from the coding sequence GTGAGCGACGGCGTACGCAGTGGTGCTCACCCGTTGGCAGCTGCTGCTTGTCGCTCGGCGAGGATCCCCAACGCGGCGCTCGGCTTCCTCGGGGCCGACGACGCCGACGAGCTCACCCGCTTGTCTGCCGGGCTCGCCGAGGGAGGCACCGTGCGCGCGGCCCTCGGCCCCGCGGGCTGCTCCCCGCTGTTCGGGATGGTGACCGACCGCTTCGGCGGCACGTGGGTGCTCGACCTCGCGGTCGCGTACGCAGGCTGA
- a CDS encoding dihydrofolate reductase family protein, whose amino-acid sequence MLVMSMSASVDGFVNDREGGFAWTEPDDELFALHTELVGSLGGYLLGRRLYEAMLPWEDDPAMRADAAMDRFADIWCALPKVVFSRTLDRVQGNARLARAPLAEEAAALGAGGKDVQTGGATLAAAAFELGLVDELQVFRCPVIAGGGTRHLPPLQQPVRLRLVESRTFPSQVVYERYQRE is encoded by the coding sequence GTGCTGGTGATGTCGATGAGCGCCTCGGTCGACGGGTTCGTCAACGACCGCGAGGGCGGCTTCGCGTGGACGGAGCCCGACGACGAGCTGTTCGCGCTGCACACGGAGCTGGTGGGGTCTTTGGGGGGGTACCTGTTGGGCCGCAGGCTCTACGAGGCCATGCTGCCGTGGGAGGACGATCCGGCGATGCGCGCCGACGCGGCCATGGACCGCTTCGCCGACATCTGGTGCGCGCTGCCCAAGGTCGTCTTCAGCCGCACCCTCGACCGGGTGCAGGGCAACGCCCGGCTCGCCCGCGCCCCGCTGGCCGAGGAGGCGGCGGCGCTGGGCGCCGGCGGCAAGGACGTGCAGACCGGCGGGGCGACGCTGGCCGCCGCGGCCTTCGAGCTCGGTCTCGTCGACGAGCTGCAGGTGTTCCGCTGCCCGGTCATCGCCGGCGGCGGCACGCGGCACCTCCCTCCCTTGCAGCAACCGGTACGCCTGCGGCTCGTCGAGTCGCGCACGTTCCCCTCGCAGGTGGTCTACGAGCGCTACCAGCGCGAGTGA
- a CDS encoding type II toxin-antitoxin system VapC family toxin: protein MPRYVIDPRVALHLASSGTQVDAAHQLLAPALLRSQVLSALYAAVRRGGLTRAEADRQLDSVRGLRLRLLGDRVLQRVAWEVADELGWPDTLDAEYVALTRLQADALVTLDAALAGQAARLVPVAPLDALL, encoded by the coding sequence GTGCCGCGCTACGTCATCGACCCGAGGGTCGCGCTCCACCTCGCGTCGTCCGGCACGCAGGTGGACGCAGCGCACCAGCTGCTCGCGCCCGCCCTGCTGCGCTCGCAGGTGCTGTCCGCCCTCTACGCCGCCGTGCGGCGAGGGGGGCTGACCCGCGCCGAGGCCGACCGGCAGCTCGACTCCGTGCGCGGGCTCCGGCTGCGCCTGCTCGGCGACCGGGTGCTCCAGCGCGTCGCCTGGGAGGTCGCCGACGAGCTCGGCTGGCCCGACACGCTCGACGCGGAGTACGTCGCGCTCACCCGCCTCCAGGCCGACGCCCTGGTGACGCTCGACGCCGCTCTCGCCGGGCAGGCGGCGAGGCTGGTGCCGGTCGCGCCGCTCGACGCCCTGCTGTGA
- the thpR gene encoding RNA 2',3'-cyclic phosphodiesterase: MTDDPPTRVFVALWPSAEAAAHLQAALDALDAPLRWVPAERRHITLAFVGDVDGEGVAKVVQHTQQAVRSSAPLHLQLAGAGRFGSSVLWAGVAGDTEPLAALARAIGWQDEQLRSHLTLARGRGKPDLRPWAQRLADYAGPEWTAQDVTVVRSLLGPSPRYEVLERIALTTP, translated from the coding sequence GTGACCGACGACCCGCCGACCCGCGTCTTCGTCGCGCTCTGGCCCTCGGCCGAGGCGGCCGCGCACCTCCAGGCTGCCCTCGACGCGCTCGACGCACCGCTGCGCTGGGTGCCGGCCGAGCGCCGGCACATCACGCTCGCGTTCGTCGGCGACGTCGACGGCGAGGGCGTCGCGAAGGTCGTGCAGCATACGCAGCAGGCAGTCCGCTCCTCGGCGCCCCTGCACCTGCAGCTCGCAGGCGCGGGCCGCTTCGGCTCGTCGGTGCTGTGGGCGGGCGTCGCCGGCGACACCGAGCCGCTCGCGGCGCTCGCACGAGCCATCGGGTGGCAGGACGAGCAGTTGCGGTCGCATCTCACGCTGGCGCGCGGACGGGGGAAGCCGGATCTGCGCCCGTGGGCGCAGCGGCTCGCGGACTACGCCGGCCCGGAGTGGACGGCGCAGGACGTGACCGTCGTGCGCAGCCTGCTGGGCCCGAGCCCGCGCTACGAGGTGCTCGAGCGGATCGCGCTCACGACCCCCTGA
- a CDS encoding glycoside hydrolase family 3 protein, with the protein MRRRRLPLVGLALALGAGAAGTLAAAPSSASTTPQAVLGARGVPLLHVSGLVFKDLDRNGRLDTYEDWRKPAKTRALDLVGRMTLAEKAATMVHGTLPTASASVPGGGSSYDLAGARAIIQGEHVTSAITRLSGAADSLAAQDNALQQIAEQGRLGIPLTISTDPRNSFQYVPGASVQSGSFSQWPETTGLAATRDAQLVRRFGDIARQEYRAVGITMALSPQADVATEPRWARINGTFGEDATVVKKMARAYVRGFQAGGDGLNQDSVLTVVKHWGGYGAQENGFDSHNAYGKYATFTSTSSFLRHLDAFKGAFQAGAAGVMPTYSIIKGVSIDGAPLEQVGAGYSKQMLTDLLRGTYGFDGVVLSDWGITGTCDANCTNGWPAGQTPGFVGFGTDWGVEGLSVVDRYAKGINAGIDQFGGTEDSAPIVQAVSEHKLTVARVNTSVMRVLTQKFQQGLFENAYVDPAAAARIVGNAGFQAEATAAQERSTVLLKNARVPGSKKVLPLRSGTKVYLYGVDAAAARRAGLTVVTRPEDADVALARTSTPFQTLHPNYTFGSRQHEGNLAFAPGQPDFDAISAISAKVPTIVSVYMDRPAILTALEPKTSAILANFGISDDALLSVVTGAAEPDGKLPFELPSSMAAVATQKSDLPADSAHPLYRLGFGLHY; encoded by the coding sequence GTGAGACGACGCCGCCTGCCCCTGGTGGGGCTCGCCCTCGCTCTCGGAGCCGGCGCGGCAGGCACGCTCGCCGCCGCGCCCAGCAGCGCCAGCACCACGCCGCAGGCCGTCCTCGGCGCCCGCGGGGTGCCGCTGCTGCACGTGTCCGGCCTGGTGTTCAAGGACCTGGACCGCAACGGCCGTCTCGACACCTACGAGGACTGGCGCAAGCCTGCGAAGACCCGCGCGCTCGACCTCGTGGGCCGCATGACGCTGGCCGAGAAGGCCGCGACGATGGTGCACGGCACCCTGCCGACGGCGAGCGCGTCGGTGCCGGGCGGGGGCTCGAGCTACGACCTCGCCGGTGCGCGCGCCATCATCCAGGGCGAGCACGTCACGAGCGCCATCACGCGACTGTCGGGCGCCGCCGACTCGCTCGCCGCACAGGACAACGCGCTCCAGCAGATCGCGGAGCAGGGCCGCCTCGGCATCCCGCTCACCATCAGCACCGACCCGCGCAACTCGTTCCAGTACGTCCCGGGCGCCAGCGTCCAGTCCGGCTCGTTCTCGCAGTGGCCCGAGACCACCGGGCTCGCCGCGACCAGGGACGCACAGCTCGTACGCCGCTTCGGCGACATCGCGCGCCAGGAGTACCGCGCCGTCGGCATCACGATGGCGCTCTCGCCGCAGGCCGACGTCGCGACCGAGCCGCGTTGGGCGCGCATCAACGGCACCTTCGGCGAGGACGCCACCGTCGTCAAGAAGATGGCGCGGGCCTACGTGCGCGGCTTCCAGGCCGGCGGCGACGGGCTCAACCAGGACAGCGTCCTCACCGTCGTCAAGCACTGGGGCGGCTACGGCGCCCAGGAGAACGGCTTCGACAGCCACAACGCCTACGGCAAGTACGCGACGTTCACCAGCACGAGCAGCTTCCTCAGGCACCTCGACGCCTTCAAGGGCGCCTTCCAGGCCGGTGCTGCGGGCGTCATGCCGACCTACTCGATCATCAAGGGCGTCAGCATCGACGGTGCGCCGCTGGAGCAGGTCGGAGCCGGCTACAGCAAGCAGATGCTGACCGACCTGCTGCGCGGCACCTACGGCTTCGACGGCGTCGTGCTCTCCGACTGGGGCATCACCGGCACCTGCGACGCCAACTGCACCAACGGCTGGCCCGCCGGCCAGACGCCCGGCTTCGTCGGGTTCGGCACCGACTGGGGCGTCGAGGGCCTCTCGGTCGTCGACCGCTACGCCAAGGGCATCAACGCGGGCATCGACCAGTTCGGCGGCACCGAGGACTCGGCGCCGATCGTGCAGGCGGTGTCGGAGCACAAGCTCACCGTCGCTCGCGTCAACACCTCGGTGATGCGCGTGCTGACGCAGAAGTTCCAGCAGGGGCTGTTCGAGAACGCCTACGTCGACCCGGCCGCCGCTGCGCGCATCGTCGGCAACGCCGGCTTCCAGGCGGAGGCCACCGCAGCGCAGGAGCGCTCGACCGTGCTGCTGAAGAACGCCCGCGTGCCCGGGAGCAAGAAGGTGCTGCCGCTGCGCAGCGGCACCAAGGTCTACCTCTACGGCGTTGACGCTGCGGCCGCACGGCGGGCTGGTCTGACTGTCGTCACGCGTCCCGAGGACGCTGACGTCGCGCTCGCCCGCACCTCGACGCCGTTCCAGACGCTGCACCCGAACTACACGTTCGGCAGCCGGCAGCACGAGGGCAACCTCGCCTTCGCGCCCGGCCAGCCGGACTTCGACGCGATCTCCGCCATCAGCGCCAAGGTGCCGACGATCGTCAGCGTCTACATGGACCGGCCGGCGATCTTGACCGCTCTCGAGCCCAAGACCAGTGCGATCCTCGCCAACTTCGGCATCAGCGACGACGCGCTGCTCTCGGTCGTCACCGGCGCTGCGGAGCCCGACGGCAAGCTGCCGTTCGAGCTGCCGTCGTCGATGGCCGCAGTGGCCACGCAGAAGTCCGACCTGCCCGCAGACAGCGCGCACCCGCTCTACCGCCTCGGGTTCGGCCTGCACTACTGA
- a CDS encoding dihydrofolate reductase family protein — translation MGTITIELFATLDLVAQAPGGPEEDPEGGFPFGGWQAPLFDEVAGAQVLAAYEGTDALLLGRRTFDIFSAYWPHQKGGEDGDIAELFNRIPKYVASRGEPDLSWAGSSTLGADLPAAVREVRDRHRDVKVVGSLDLVQTLLRERLFDTLDLWVHPVVLGVGKKLFEGGAVPANLRLLEPPVASPNGVVHLVYGLADGVPTTGDMGAPDRGAG, via the coding sequence ATGGGCACCATCACGATCGAGCTCTTCGCCACCCTCGACCTGGTCGCCCAGGCGCCCGGCGGCCCGGAGGAGGACCCCGAGGGCGGCTTCCCCTTCGGCGGCTGGCAGGCGCCGCTGTTCGACGAGGTGGCCGGCGCGCAGGTCCTCGCGGCCTACGAGGGCACCGACGCGCTGCTGCTGGGACGCCGCACCTTCGACATCTTCTCCGCCTACTGGCCCCATCAGAAGGGCGGAGAGGACGGCGACATCGCTGAGCTGTTCAACCGCATCCCGAAGTACGTCGCCTCCCGCGGCGAGCCCGACCTGTCGTGGGCCGGCTCGAGCACGCTCGGCGCCGACCTGCCGGCCGCTGTGCGCGAGGTCCGGGACAGGCACCGCGACGTCAAGGTCGTGGGTAGCCTCGACCTCGTGCAGACCCTGCTCCGCGAGCGGCTCTTCGACACGCTCGACCTCTGGGTGCACCCGGTCGTGCTCGGCGTGGGCAAGAAGCTGTTCGAGGGCGGGGCGGTGCCCGCGAACCTCAGGCTGCTCGAGCCGCCGGTGGCGAGCCCCAACGGCGTGGTGCACCTGGTCTACGGCCTGGCCGACGGTGTCCCGACGACCGGCGACATGGGCGCACCCGACCGGGGTGCCGGGTGA
- a CDS encoding GNAT family N-acetyltransferase: MTLLVRPELPDDRAVVEDLHLQAFGDHGRVVADLVESLRGLVSGGRGTSLVGEEDGAVVGHVMVTDALLDAPQRLVTVRVLSPLSVLPAAQRQGVGRTLVAAAVDDCAAAGSPAVFLEGDPRYYSRRGFSPGAPHGFRRPSLRIPEAAFQVLLLPAHEPWMTGTLVYPDVFWTHDAVGLRDA; the protein is encoded by the coding sequence GTGACGCTGCTCGTCCGTCCCGAGCTTCCCGACGACCGGGCGGTCGTCGAAGACCTGCACCTGCAGGCGTTCGGCGACCACGGGCGGGTGGTGGCCGACCTGGTGGAGAGCCTGCGCGGGCTGGTGTCCGGCGGCCGCGGCACGTCGCTGGTCGGCGAGGAGGACGGGGCGGTCGTCGGCCACGTGATGGTGACCGACGCCCTGCTCGACGCGCCGCAGAGGCTCGTCACCGTGCGGGTGCTCAGCCCGCTGTCGGTCCTGCCTGCCGCGCAGCGCCAGGGGGTCGGCCGCACCCTCGTCGCCGCAGCCGTCGACGACTGCGCCGCTGCAGGCAGCCCGGCCGTCTTCCTCGAGGGCGACCCCCGCTACTACTCCCGTCGGGGCTTCTCGCCCGGTGCGCCCCACGGGTTCCGCCGCCCCTCGCTGCGCATCCCCGAGGCCGCCTTCCAGGTGCTGCTGCTGCCGGCGCACGAGCCGTGGATGACCGGCACGCTCGTCTATCCCGACGTGTTCTGGACCCACGACGCCGTCGGGCTCCGCGACGCCTAG
- a CDS encoding response regulator transcription factor — MTDRVLVVEDDDSIRSVLRMGLEDEGYDVGEASSAEQAITAMRSHPADFMLVDIMLGGTDGLACIAEVRGWSDIPIVVVSARSDTRDVVSGLEAGADDYVTKPFQVAEIVARLRALRRRLHRPTPSALRRPAGADTVVIDGRGDAPLVLSPGEGILRRGDQRIHLTTTEFRLLCEICGAGGLVVSRPQLLESVWDRGFYGDERLVDVHIRRLRLKIEPDPSNPVLVVTERGLGYRLARH; from the coding sequence GTGACCGACCGGGTGCTCGTCGTCGAGGACGACGACAGCATCCGGTCGGTGCTGCGCATGGGGCTCGAGGACGAGGGCTACGACGTGGGCGAGGCCAGCTCCGCGGAGCAGGCCATCACGGCGATGCGCTCCCACCCCGCCGACTTCATGCTCGTCGACATCATGCTCGGCGGCACCGACGGGCTCGCCTGCATCGCGGAGGTCCGCGGGTGGAGCGACATCCCCATCGTGGTGGTGAGCGCCCGGTCCGACACCCGCGACGTCGTCTCGGGCCTGGAGGCGGGCGCGGACGACTACGTGACGAAGCCGTTCCAGGTCGCCGAGATCGTGGCGCGCCTACGCGCGCTCCGGCGCCGGCTGCACCGCCCGACGCCTTCGGCGCTGCGGCGGCCGGCGGGTGCCGACACCGTGGTCATCGACGGTCGGGGCGACGCGCCGCTCGTGCTGTCGCCGGGGGAGGGGATCCTTCGCCGCGGCGACCAGCGGATCCACCTCACCACTACGGAGTTCCGGCTGCTGTGCGAGATCTGCGGCGCGGGAGGGCTCGTCGTGAGCCGGCCGCAGCTGCTCGAGAGCGTCTGGGACCGCGGCTTCTACGGCGACGAGCGGCTCGTCGACGTGCACATCAGGCGGCTGCGCCTCAAGATCGAGCCCGACCCGAGCAACCCCGTGCTCGTCGTGACCGAGCGTGGGCTCGGCTACCGCCTTGCCCGCCACTAG